The Campylobacter hyointestinalis subsp. hyointestinalis nucleotide sequence AAAAGCTCCTATGATAGTTCCGCTTTCATCGACTCTTAACTCGTTTAATGTTCCGCCGGTATATCCGTCTTGTTTGATGTCATCTGTGCTACTTTTACTATCGTAGCTAGTCATACCGTTAAAGTCTGCAGTTTTACCGAAATTTAGCTCTATGCTTTGCTCAGCAGCACTACCGTTGTTTGCTGTAAAAGTTATATTTGAAGGGTTAAATCCTAGTAAGCTACCATCTGGTTTAAATCGTAAATTTCCAGTCAATACGTTTGTAGGTTCACCATCAAGGTTATTTATCTTTGCAGGCTCTGGGACTTGTATCACCATAGACCATTCAGTTCCATTTTCTGCGCTATATCCTGTTTTTGCAAAGTCTATCTTGATCTCATGTTTTGAGCCAAGACTATCAAAAATCTCTATAGTAGAGCTATGAGTCGCCATATATACTCCAGCTGAAGTTCTATTGCCATCACCGGTACTTAAACCACCTGCTAATGCTTTGAACGTGTCGGCAAATTTAGTATTTTCATTTATATTTGCTGCAGCATCACTAAATCCAGTAACAGCTAAAGTGATATTATAGTCGTTGGTGTATGTGTCTCCATTTGTTGGTGTATTCGCAACTCCATTGGCTCCAGTTGTAGCGTCCGGATTATCTGTAACAGAAGTATTACCTGTTCCAGTCAAATGACCATCATTTTCTCCAAAAGGAGCGTCACCTTCAGGGTTTTTGATGACAAACTGCCCTTTTTCGTTTATAGTTACTTCTACACCATCATTTCTATTTCTTTCTTGAATACTGCCGTTACCATGAGCATTACCAGTAGCAGGAGGAACATTGCCTCCAGGAGCAACTTTAGGAGCAGTCCAATCATTAGCGTTATTACCGACAAATTCACCGGTATAGTTTACATACTCCCTAGCATCTGTTTGCATAGCTTTTCTTAGATCTTCGGTAGTATGCACAACCCTTGCCATACTATCGTCATAAGAGTGAGTTGCGGTTCCAGCAACAGTACTATATGTATATTTATATGCAGTGATCACATTAGTTGCTAAACCAGTGATGGCATTACCATTGAGTGCAGTAATATTGATATTTTTCATGCTATCGGTAGTCCCGGACGCATTTTGGTTTACTAGTTGAATTTGATTACCGTTTATAATGCTAGCAGTTACTCCAGTTTTATCTGTTATGCTATTTATCTTAGATACTACATCATTTAAAGTAGTTACATTTGTAGCGGGTATCTC carries:
- the flgE gene encoding flagellar hook protein FlgE, with translation MMRSLWAGVTGLQAHQIAMDVEGDNIANVNTVGFKYSRVSFADLFSQTAKVATAPQGELGGKNSMQIGLGTQVNAVTKIFKQGSVQTTDKNTDLAIQGDGFFVVSPDGGKTNYYTRNGDFSRDSLGNFVDKNGYIVQGWMRDDATGVIDPTSPIKNIQIQPGLSTPANPTSEISMKGNLNSGSSIGTQKSPVYSLDSKNGWIDLNGNNIKEDNEVHNENDVNDNQFYVDSNKQMKLEERGVDLGVLFNDSGEGFNLREGQGMWVSYADAKATLTPGGLAAGGAAAQLHISINGIEIPATNVTTLNDVVSKINSITDKTGVTASIINGNQIQLVNQNASGTTDSMKNINITALNGNAITGLATNVITAYKYTYSTVAGTATHSYDDSMARVVHTTEDLRKAMQTDAREYVNYTGEFVGNNANDWTAPKVAPGGNVPPATGNAHGNGSIQERNRNDGVEVTINEKGQFVIKNPEGDAPFGENDGHLTGTGNTSVTDNPDATTGANGVANTPTNGDTYTNDYNITLAVTGFSDAAANINENTKFADTFKALAGGLSTGDGNRTSAGVYMATHSSTIEIFDSLGSKHEIKIDFAKTGYSAENGTEWSMVIQVPEPAKINNLDGEPTNVLTGNLRFKPDGSLLGFNPSNITFTANNGSAAEQSIELNFGKTADFNGMTSYDSKSSTDDIKQDGYTGGTLNELRVDESGTIIGAFTNGRSFGLAQVALAKFTNNEGLESNGGNVFVQTANSGDPVIGTAQTAGRGKVNASSLEMSNVDLSRSLTQLIIVQRGYQANSKTITTSDQMLNTLLQLKQ